A stretch of DNA from Cellulomonas sp. WB94:
TCCAGGGGCGCGGTGCCCGCGTCGAGGTGGGCGTGGTCGGCCGACCGGGCACCGTGCTCGATGAAGTACTGGCGCCGGTTCTCCATGGCCGCGACCCAGCCCGCGTAGCCGGACGTGTCGACACCCGCGGTCGCCCCGAGCAGCGCGACGGCGGCGGGCCACCCCGCGTCGGACGCCTCCAGGTACCGGTCAGGACGGAACGTCGGGATGACACGGCCGTGCCACGTGTCGTCCGCCACGAGAGCAGCGTGCACCGACAGGTCGTCGCACGGGTCGTCGGTCGTCGCGAGCGCGGCGATCTTGAACCGCTCGAACAACGCGCGCGGACGGTAGGCGTCCTGGCCGAGCCGTTCGGCCAGGTGGTCGTAGATGACGTCCGACGTGTCGGCCGACGGCCGGACCGTGACGTCGAAGATGTCCGCGAGCTCCGACTCCAGCCAGTAACGCACCGGGGTGCCACGGAACACGTCCCACCGTGAGCACAGGTGGCGCCAGACCTCACGCGCGGCCGGCTCCGACAACGGACCCTCGCCGACACCCAGCTCCTCGAGCGGGACACCCGACGCGTGCAGCAGACGCGTGACGTAGTGGTCGGGCGTCACGAACAGCTGCGCCGGGTCCCGGAACGGCACGTCGTCCAGCAGCATCCGCGGGTCGACATGACCGTGCGGCGACAGGATCGGCAGGTCACGCACCTCGTCATACAAACGCCTCGCGA
This window harbors:
- the uxaC gene encoding glucuronate isomerase is translated as MSPQPAPLALHPDRLLPVDPAVRAVARRLYDEVRDLPILSPHGHVDPRMLLDDVPFRDPAQLFVTPDHYVTRLLHASGVPLEELGVGEGPLSEPAAREVWRHLCSRWDVFRGTPVRYWLESELADIFDVTVRPSADTSDVIYDHLAERLGQDAYRPRALFERFKIAALATTDDPCDDLSVHAALVADDTWHGRVIPTFRPDRYLEASDAGWPAAVALLGATAGVDTSGYAGWVAAMENRRQYFIEHGARSADHAHLDAGTAPLDPAEAERVYRSALAGTATHAEGVALRRHMLLEMARMSTEDGLTMTLHTGVLRGHHDPSKRRFGPDTGHDIPIRGDFTEPLRPLLERFGTHPNLKLVLFTLDETVFSRELAPLAGFYPAVYIGAPWWFLDAPDSVRRWRAAVTETAGLSRTSGFIDDTRAFCSIPARHDMSRRLDSGYLAQLVAEHRLDEDEAAAAAVDLVSGRPRAVFGL